In Coffea eugenioides isolate CCC68of chromosome 4, Ceug_1.0, whole genome shotgun sequence, the genomic stretch GTTCCtttctttattcaaaataagaaaTTCAAATATTTCCATGACGACATGTTCAATGTATTTTCCGTTACTAATGTAGCTTTCATGGAAGGAAATTAATTATATGCTATCAAAAAAAAATCGAAAATATTTTAGAATTAAGTCACCTACTTTGTGGAGCTTGAAATAACTCCTACATTCATGATTACTTAGGAAGTTATTATGCTCTATTTGgcgttccaaaaaaaaaaaaaaagagattatttgggataatttttcgGATATTAGGGTCTCATTTGAtaaatgagttttttttgtgtttgtctaaaactttactgtaacttactgctACCCTGTcgtaagaaaattttttgaaatgtatagtttaaaaactttaagaCCAGATTATTAGCCTACTTgatatttttttccctttatatGCACAAATTTAAGGCATAAATATAGATTAAGACTGAAATGACCATTAAATACCTCACAATTATTGCAAATGCCACCGCCACCTTCTTACCAAAACAGCAGTCTCCTTAGGGAAACTAATCATTATGTTTGGTTTACATTAAGGGCTAAATGGTTTCTTGCCTTATGATTTAAGTCTCTTCGAGTGTGCCTTAGAAGTTGGATATGCTACGCATAGGGCTAAGTTAGCCTGAATTTTGTGGAGTAATAAATGTTCTCAAATATTTGAGTTTGGTGCATAAAGTTGACAAAACAAATGGAGCTGAGTCACTTTTGCTTAAACATTACTTCTAATCACGATAAGCTAGCAGTTTATACCTATCTAtagtggcttttttttttttttttttttttgggatgagTTCTTAAAAGTAACAattttaatttgaaaagaagTAGTAAATTTTCCACAATAATTttaaaacaacaaataaaaagagaaaactTGTAATTTATGAACAAAGCATTTTTTTTGTATAAGATTGCAATTAACTAATAGCTCATTAACATTACAACCAACACATAGACAGTGAAATAGTTGTTAGCATACAGTTTACTAAATGATAATCACATCCAATCTCTTTAATTTGTAaagctcaatttttttttattaacaatTATACTATGACGTCATTGACATCGACATGATTCTTAATAAGATAAAAGCGTTAATTAAATAACTAATGGTCCAGTGCACTACAAATTCTAGTCTTAGGTTATTAAATTATTTACAAGGTTGGACAAAGCGTCTGGATCGTGGTCAACCTAGAATAACCTAATTGTTTGCTTTAAGTAGgcggaaaaaaaattaaaaatgcaaCTTTCTTAATGTACTGCCCTTATCGACATTCACATAACGtactctgttttttttttttttttggcaagagAGTAAAATGCAGTTTGGACACTTAAACTTTGACCCTTTAGCGATTCTGATATTCAAACTTTGGATCAAAACAAACATGGTACCCAATGTTACAATATTTAAGCACACTTAGttccttttattgttttttttttttttcaaattcctaACATGTTTATATCTAATTGAAGAAATTTCAAATTCTTGCTACCACCTCTTCATGCGAAATTAAGTTTCACTAATTTTTCTTATGATTTCGTGGTTGAATCTACAAAGGTTGGATTAAAAAAAGAGTCTCAaagttttgctctttttttctttgtgcTTGTTTGCCGGGGGGATATGGAGCGGAGAAGGGAATTTTGTGTGGGTATAATTATTAGCTCAATTGGGAATTTTTCTTAGGTTAATGTCCACGCTGTATTATTTATTAAACTCGCGCCTCGGTTGGCAGATTACTTTAcaatttttttggaatttttttacaacttcattgttGCACATGTGATAAcacgtgattttttttttttatatagaaattttaaaaaattcaccaaGTATATTAAATGTGTTCAAATATTGTAACATTGGATACCGAATTTATTTTTGTCGAAACTCAGACACTAGAATCACTCTAAGATCAAAGTTTGAGCACTAAAACTGCATTTTACTCTTCCACCAAATATGCACTTTGCATTCGACTAATTGCAGCACACCATTTCTTAAATTTGAAGACTTGAGAAATACTGCTgtcaaaaagcaaaaagaaattgCAGGGACTTGATTCTGTGgttaaaacaaaagaattaagaaaaactatgtcatattttttttctttccctatGCTTTGAAATAAACTTTTCCAATCATATAGTTTGATAAACTCCTACACTTACCaacttatatgtatatttactATTCACACTTATAAATTTGATGATTGTAGAATTATGTTTAGATTACTAAAATAGTAGTAGTGTGATTTTGTCCGTATCTTATAAATTAAGAGAATGGGTTGATAATGCCAAGTTTGAAGTTCGATCAATAAATATTATTCTTTTTAATTCTCGATCAAAAAAGTATATTTAGTATCCGGATCACTTGTGCTATTAGTAAATGATGCTAGTAGCATTCATACGTTTCTCAgtcaaacaaatttatttatttatggttAAAATTACATTTTCTACAATTTACATATCTTTTCCTGAAATTTAACTTACAAATGAATGGGAAGTTGTTgtatttctacatttttctatttttgtgcTATGACAATATTATCCTCGAAGCAAAGTAAAATCTCCACCATACCCCACTCCATCCTCACATCGTTAATTCTCTTACTACGTGACATTTTTGCCGCCTACTTTTCTGCCCAATTCTCAGGAGCCGCTGGTCCAGCAAGATGGCGGCGCTGCCTTCAATCGGCGGACTCCGACACCTGAACTGTTTTCCGTGGCGTCAAAACTTCCGTCACGAAAGAATATTTAATCTTCCGTCGTCCTATCTCTCCACAGTCGCTTCACTGCCCTCTTCTTCATCAGTCTCTCCAAATGAAGACTCTGAAGAGATTCAATTCAGCACCCCTCCCATTAAAACAGCTAAGAAAACTAGTAATGGTAGCATAAATACGGCCAAGGAGAATGTCGATGCAAAAAATAAGACTGACAATGATAAGAAAGCTTCTTATTTTCCGAAGCGGGGGCAGACATTGGAGCTGGTTTGTGAAAACCTAGCTTTTAAAGGAAAAGGCGTGTGCAAAGTTGCCGACACAGGTTTTGTTGTAATGTGTGACCGTGCGCTTCCAGGCGAACGGTTCATCGGGCGTGTTACTAGGAAAAAAGATAATTATGCTGAGGTTCTTTCATTTACATTTCCTTTATCTGAAATTCAAATTGAATATTTTTCCCTTTctaatttaattttgtttcatacgttcattgaaaaaatttagaatCCTCCTTCGTTGATTTCGTTTAGTGAAAGAAATGAATTTGCTTTTTACGAAGAAaagtttttgatttatttgcttGACTTTTGAAGAATTAGTGACGAGTTTCACGTGTAAATCGTGGATATAATTCCTCAAATTAGGATAATCTCATTGCTGTAGTTCCCCCCCACGCCCTTCTTCCCCCGGaagcttgtttttttttttttccaattgacAAGTATGAGTTGATAACGTTTTTGGGGCAATTAATTACCTGGTTTCTGTTTTCAAGGAGTTCAGGTTACCAAATTGAAGACAATAACACCTCACTTGGACTATGTGGAAGCTCCATGTGAATATGCTGCATACTGTGGAGGTTGTAAGACGCAGAATTTGTTGTATGAAGCCCAGATAAGGGCAAAGGAGCGGCAAGTTCGTGAATTGGTGGTACATGTTGGCAAGTTTACCGATAAAGACCCTGAATTCAATAGCATAATGAAGCCCATTGTACCCTGTGATATCCAATTTCATTACAGAAACAAGGTCTCTATTCAGCTCACTGTggtttggacaattattgttctATTGCATTCTGAAGCTGTGTGTGAAATTTCAATTTGTCTtccattcattcaaaatttcCATGGCAAGATAAATCTTGCTAGCATTTAAACTCTCATTGTGTTATATATGGTTAAATGCATTTACATGTCAAGAAGACCATTTTATCTTGTTTATTTCTCTAGCTAAGGACATATTGCATGCTTAATTTTGGCTTCTGATTGAAGAATTGGCTTAATATTTTTACCTCGGAAACTGTGCCCAAGAACATCTATTATTATTAGAAAACATAAACACGTAGACAATTGTAAAAAGGATTTTGCATGGGTTTTCATCGTTGTCGCATTTCTGATCCCTCTGATGAtctcttttatatttatgtttATTTCCAATCTGAAAGCATGTCAATAACAAATGCCAGCAATTTTGCCTTCTTTGCTGTTTAAGTGCAATTATCTTATCTGCTGCCAGAATTCATAAACTTTGGAACTGTCTACATGTATTATGGTAGTCCTTAAAGGATAATGATGAAATGATTGTTTGAGCGATTGTTTTTCCTTCTCCTTGTGGTTGATTTTGCAGATGGAGTTTTCATTTGGGCCCAAGCCTTGGTTACCCCCAAAGTTGCTGGAAGAAGGATATGGTGACTCCCACAGCTATGCTATGGGACTTCATGCTCCCGGCTTTTTTGATAAGATATTGAATGTGCACAAGTGTTTATTGCAGAGTGAAGCAGCAAATAAGGTAGGTTGTTTGTCGATTGATTTTTTTGGTGGCAGTTTCTTGCTGGTAGAAACATTTTATAGGCTTCAAGTATACCGTTGTTTTTCCTTTGAAGTTTTATCACAGTATTTTTTATGTTTATCTGTCTCGAAAAACAAAACTTATCATGTTGTGGAGGGTTCTACTTTCTCAAGTAAACCTGGATTTGCTAGTTTGTTTTGACTTAATTTGAATTTCTCATCATAGGTTCTTGCAGCTGTGCAAGCTATTTGGAGGGATCCAGGATCGGGCCTTTCACCTTATGACGTCCACTCTCATACTGGTTTTCTGAAGCATCTAATGTTGAGAACTGGAAGGTACTCATGCCTATGCCATTCTTGTTCGctgatgtttaattttttgttttagcaTTTGACTGGGTTGAATTTCACATATTTCGGCTTGCAACATTAGAGAGACTAGTGAATTTGCAAAAATCACTTGAATTTTGGAGTAAAACTTCAAGAAGTTGGTCTTGCATGTAGGTGGTGGGAGAATATGATGCAACATCATGAAAAGAAAGCATAGACTTGATCAATTTTCAGAAGTAACTAGAACTTAGACATGAAAAATTAGAGCCACAGAGTTATCTGATTATTATGATGAGGAGATGTTGAGACTTAGACTCCCTGCAACCCATCGTTAATGTCATACTTCACCTTTTGGCTGTCCCAAAGTCTTTTAATGTGTCAAAAATTAGAACATAATTTTGCCAGAGCCGCCCTCTCTTAAAATATTGGAAATGCCTATCCATTAAAGTAGGAGCCGCAATAGAAAAGACAAAAGGAACTTCGGCACGTTTATGCAACTACATTTATCTGTGAAGGTTTCAGTCCAGAAGACAAAAGGAACTTTGAAAGAGGTTTGCAATTGTGAACTCGTAGCCGAGGGTAAATTTGAAATAGAAGGAATCTGTCTACTAATTGTTTGAAATcttcagttttcagttttggTCAATTGGATGTTCAAGTTTATAAACATGTTATGCCTGCATTGGAAGCAGCAGCAAAATATTGTTCTTCAAGTTTACAATGTTCTGAGAGAGAAAGATCGGTGTTTCTTCATCATGTTGTCCATTTGTGTTGCTTTCCCTAGTCTTCATGAAGATCATGTTCTGGCATCTGCATCGCGCTATGAACttcaaatttcttttctctGAATGTGGTGCCAAATTCACTACTGCTATTGAAAAGACTAAGCTGTTGAATCTTTTTCATTCAGGAATGTGGAAACTGGCCTTCCTGAGCTGATGGTGAATTTTGTCACCTCTTCATACAAGCCAGAGTTGTTGAACTCAATTGTGGAGAAAACTGTGACAATACCTGAAGTGGTTAGTTTAAATAAGATTCAATTGTCCTCTTGATACTTATAGTTTTGCGGAAAAACTTTCAATAGTGACTTCTTAAACAGATAGTGGTACAAGTTAATGTTCAGAGTTTATTTTACTGGACTGGAGATAATGCAAAACAGTAGATCTTCCAGTGATGAATTCTTTGCTGCCCTCCTATTCCCCCCTTTCCTAACACCCCAAcccctcaaaaaaaaagaaaagagatgtTGATGTTCCTATGGTGTGCTGATTTGTGAGATTTGGTTTTGCAATTAGATTAGCAACAGTTAGGCTTCTGCCATACATGCAAGCACATGTGCATATGTTGTTGGGTAAAATCTTTACTTAACTACATAACAGAGTTAGAATCCTCTGAATATTTATCTTGTATTGTTGGGATGTATCCATCTGGTTATTATTCTGTTGATTTACAGGCAAGCATTGTGAACAATGTAAATACTTCCATAGGCAACACATCTGTGGGGGAGGTGGAATACACACTTTATGGCAAATCTACTATAACAGAGGTTTTAAGAGGGCTTGTATTTCAGATTTCTGCAAATTCTTTCTTTCAGACAAATACATACCAGGTATGCTTCGGCAAGGAACAATGTCCATTGTTTGCTTACCcagggaaaaaattaaaaatattacaAGCTTTTTTTTGCTCGTCAAACCCCAATCTCCTTTCTATTTGTCCTTATAAGTTCTCATGATTACAAGTGCTGAATATATCAGGCAGAGGTATTATACAAACTAATCGAGGATTGCGCCTGTCTCAGAGGAGATGGCTCAGAAATTGTCCTTGACCTTTTTTGTGGGACAGGAACCATTGGACTTACACTTGCAAGAAGGTAAAATCATTTGTCCTTCTATGGAGAACTCTGATGTTTACTATCTGACTGTCCCCACTACTGATTCTGATTCCATTTGGTCAGGGTAAGGTGTGTTTATGGTTACGAAGTAGTCCCTCAGGCTGTCTCAGATGCACGTCGGAATGCCGAACTAAATGGCATATACAATGCAACTTTTATTGAGGGGGATCTAAATAAAATTGATGAgcaatttggaaatgattttccCAAGCCTGACATTGTTATTACAGGTACTTTTATAGCATGCATGTTTTACTTGCTACCTATGCTTCAAAGAGGTAAAAATATAATTATGAGTTGATATTGGAATGAACTGCTGGGCTTGAGTTTTAAGTAAATGGGTAAACAAAATCAAGTGAAAATAGGAAAACGTTTTGTAAGGTTGACTGGACTGAGCGGTGCCTGAGAGTGACCTTCAAATGactctttcttctccttttcagttcattgttttcattttttgcttttcaaaattttccagctatCAAGACTTGATTTCTTATGGTATTGGTGAGCAAAGTAAGTAACTAATCAGGAGAAAATGCAGAGCAGACCAAATGAGGACACACTGATGAAGTTTTATCCACTTATTCTCTTTAAGCATCTGCAATTCAACTTTGCTGGATTTTGCTTAGCTAACTAAGATTTTCAACATGCCATTGAAGATGCTCTGAAACAAAGTTAATTGAGCAATTTAGAGGCTTCTTAAGTCTGCAAACAAAGTGATAATACTGATCCATTGATCTCAGCAAGAAATGAGATTTACCACACGCTAGCTAGCCAATTGATTGTTGTGATTCTTCTAAAATTAAAGCAGCTTCTTCACCTCTTCCTGGCGTAGTAAGCCAGACTGCTTCTCACGTGTGTTGAGTAAAACTTGCAGACCCCAATCGTCCGGGCATGCATATTAAATTGATTAGATTTTTGCTCAAGCTGAAGGCAAAGCGAATTATTTATGTGTCATGCAATCCAGCAACATGTGCTCGTGACCTCAATTATCTTTGTCATGGTTTGGTAAGTAATGCTTATTGTTGAAGTTGTAAAAACTGTTTCCATCTTTTGAGGCGTTttgaaacttttatttttttattttttaccagCCAGATCAAAATATAAGAGGTGTCTACAAATTAAGTAGCATACAGCCAGTGGACATGTTTCCGCACACTCCTCATGTTGAATGTGTTTGCTTGCTGGAACTTGATGATTAATCACGTTGTAAATTACATTATTCCACTGCTACATCTGGAGCAAGCTTTTTCTGTCTTTTGGTACTGCTCTTTCTGAGGTTTAGCTTGCCTCGTAGTTAATCACTGCAGAGGTTCCAGAGGTCTTGGAGAATATGATCTCTTTGTCCTGAAAAGAAGTTCCACTGAAGCTTTCAAGGTGTGAAACAGAATTCCTGTCAACGCTTCATTTCCATCTGCTAGTAACAGACGTGAGGTTGGACGCAATTCTACAGAAGGAGAACAAATTTGAGATCCTGTTGGTAGAAAAGGAAGCAAAAAATTAAGTGTATCTGTACTGTAATTTAGGGTCTGAAGCCTGGATTGATAAACGAAGCATCAATTGCATTCTTTCAGGGTTTTAACACAACCGCTAACAaacaaaagaagcaaaagaacaAGTATACAAGCAGTCTTTGAAGTTGGATGTAATGCCTAAATAGGGAAGGGAATGTGAGCCTATTAAAAGTGAAGGAAGCAAGATATGGAAAAAAATCCAAGTGGTTCTTGCATAAGTGTATATGTACAGTTTATAACCTTGGATTTTATATGgggattaacaaaccaaaatccTTTGCATTCTTTTAGGGACACAATCTTTGCAACGTTACTCTGACAATTGGTggtttaaatttaatttatgaACTACTCCTgctgtttcttttcttcctgGATGGACTGGAAAATGCGAGCTGCAGATTCAGATGCAGACTTGGGATTGTAAGGCACGACCTTGATCACTTGTATTTGTTGCTCATTATTGTTATTCTGGATGGGGTGTTTTGACCTTTGAACTGTAGGTGTCATGGGGAAAAGAGACAGCTCATCTGCTTGGACCCTCTCATCAAGATTGCTAGCAGTACTGCCCGGAAAATCACTGCAGCTTTTCGAAACCTGCATGATTCTAGTAGAATCAGTCATGATCCCAGTTCTGTGGCTCGTAATGGCATCTAAGCTTCGATATGGAATAATGTAGTTGATGTCATAAGTTGCTACACGATGGTTATCTGGCCTACTAGAGCGGGCTGTGACAAAAGGGCTTGTCTGCTTGGCGGCTGAACTTGAATTTTCTGTGTTCATCACTGGCAGAGCATGTGGTTGAAAGCAGCAGGAGCGACCAAGTGAAGTTGCGATACCGTAGGCTGTACAATTGACATGCTCTGCGTCCATTCTAGTTAAGCACATGGTGCCACAACCACCATAAATTGGTGCAATGCAACCAAGAGTTGGCGGGCAAGGTCCTGCATAGGGCTTGTAAACAAGTCCTTCGGAAGGTGACTTGACAGGAATTAACCACTGGTTCCCCGGGGGTGCGGGGAAACACCAAGGTCCAAATTTGGCTTCAATTGCAAAAGTCATTGGTGTTACTCCTGAATATGGTTTGAGAGGGGACTTTGGAGTATCATATCGATTCTCAGTTTCATAGGCTGGAGGAGGCAGCTTTCCATGTGCTTCCTCTGCTACATAGTCCAAACAGGGTTTGGGATTTAGAGCATCTACTTTTGGTTTAAGAAATAGAGATGGTAGTTCTGGAAAATTCTGCAGCTGGAACTTCTTTTCTGGAGAGCGGTCGATGGAAGGCTTGGTGAAGATGACACTGTCTTCAAAAAACATTTCTGGTGATCCAGCTATCAATCTTTGTACCTGGATATCAACTAAATAGTTATTCTAGCATATCCTTTCCCACGGTTTCATAAAGATCCACAACGAATGCTTTCTTGTGTGCATACTTAATTACGTAGCATCTCAACTAGGTAGAAGTAGCAAAGACCAGCTCACCTTTATCAGTCTATGTAACTCGAATATTTGCAGTGCAAAGATCCTTTGTTGACTGAAAATATCATAAAATGTAATTAGGCTAATGTTAAAAAAGGTGCAAGAGCTTCTAATAGAAAGGGATTGGTAAGGGAAGTGcggagagagaagaaaaaaggtaGTAGGGGTgtctctaaattttttaaaaaaaattatttatgcCAAAGATGAACAGCAAAATTAGTATATAGAACATAACCATAGATGGTTTCACAAAGGAAAAAGCTgctcggaaaaaaaaaatgttcagaCTGGTAGTCCAGAGACTTTTTAAAAGATTTATTTGCAAAATCTTCAGTTTTTTAACATTGGAACACAGAGTTGCACAGTTGAAGGGAATGGAGAACCACTAAAATACATAATAAGCTTTTGCATGCTTCAAAAGACATCATCGCAGGTTTCAACTCACAGAGTTCTTATAGCACAAACTTGAGAATGAATTCCTGAAGGCCGAAGCATATTGGATGAATATTATGAGATAAATAAAGGAAGGAATGCCATACGAACATGGACATGTCAATAATGAAAGCAACAAGATATCCAGAATCATGCAGACGAGGTGTTGTCTTCTCCTAAAATGacagaatttctgcatttgaAGTTCTCGAGCAGTAGCTAAGAAGAAGATTCAACGCTACTTACTGAGCAATGGTTCTTCTAGCACTCCAGAAAAACTTTGGACCTATCATTCCCACCACATCATCAGGAGATACATGTAAACCTGATTTAGAATCCATCACCGAGTTGTCTGAGATGCCAATATGTCTTGCATCATTTCCTACACGTGATGCACAATGATTACCTTTAGGACGCTCATTGACAGATTCAAGCCTCTTTGGAATTCTGTTATTTTCTGCAGTTGGTGGACTGGAACATGATAGAGATTCCTGCGACGAAAAACTTCTCTTCCTTGAGTGCCTTTCACGATTCTTTGAGATATTGTCATCTATATCAGTGCCTATCGGCAAATTTCTGCACTCTTGATGTGCTTGAGCACAGGTAATATGCGACGTGCTTATATCATTAACCAAGTCATTTGTCTTTGCATGGTTTATAGGTACAACTGCTCTTCTACCAGACCCACAAGTTCCATATACTGCTACAACACTTGGTGCTGTATCTACCAAAATATTCTCTTCTGTGAATTGATCAGgaagtttttcaaaattgccATCACTCACCTCAGATACTTTAAAGCTAACTTCAGCTTGATTTCTTGGATGTTCCCTCGACTTGGCATCATTTCTCCCCATCTCCATCTCTTGTCTTTCGAAAGTAGATTCAGGTTTCCCTGAAAAGCCCAAACTTGAAGAACTGACTCTCTCTTTCTGCATCTTAAATCCAACACTGCTACAATTGAAAGTCTTCTCTCTTTGGTCAGAATAGGGAATTCTAATGTCATCCTTATTCCCATCCTTCTTAGCGAAAGAGGTAATGGAGTTGAAGAAGTCGCATGGCCTAAACAATGTATACTCAGCTGTCATTTTCAAAGGCTTTCTAGCACTAAATGATTGAAAATTGCCAGAACTCAGTATCTGGAGTTCAGAATATTTTGTGTTTAAACTCATCCCAGCAGAAGAATTAGACTTAAGTCCCTCAGCCATATGCGAACACTTAGGCGAGCTGCAGAACAATGAAACCTACAACAGGTGTGAACAATTTGAGGAAGAGGGAAATATTTTTATTAGGACTGTTATTCTGCAAGCCATACTAATTACAAATAATTCTTCAAACGCACTCCTTGATGAATTTAGTATCTAAAAATGATGTATGCAGGGTTACAAACAACATGTTTTTGCAAATATATtttatacccaaaaaaaaaaaaaattacattttgtCTCTCTTCAGTAGGAATCCAGTAGGTGACTCGGAGATGGTATATTTGATTTAACATATTACTCAACTCGATTACTTCTAATGGCATAACAATGGATTAGGTTACAAATGTAATAGCTGTTGATAATTTCAGGCTCAAGCAGATATAATGACTCGCTCCTTTTAATAACAGCATAAGGTCCATCGGGTTCTACTTCCAGAATTATAAAGATCAAACCAAATATTACACTGATTAAACTTCCCTCCAAACATACTGCACAGgtttgaggagcaaagatgggCAGCTGACCACGACTACCATCATCCCCTCCTTCAACTCCACGT encodes the following:
- the LOC113767750 gene encoding uncharacterized protein LOC113767750, which gives rise to MAALPSIGGLRHLNCFPWRQNFRHERIFNLPSSYLSTVASLPSSSSVSPNEDSEEIQFSTPPIKTAKKTSNGSINTAKENVDAKNKTDNDKKASYFPKRGQTLELVCENLAFKGKGVCKVADTGFVVMCDRALPGERFIGRVTRKKDNYAEVTKLKTITPHLDYVEAPCEYAAYCGGCKTQNLLYEAQIRAKERQVRELVVHVGKFTDKDPEFNSIMKPIVPCDIQFHYRNKMEFSFGPKPWLPPKLLEEGYGDSHSYAMGLHAPGFFDKILNVHKCLLQSEAANKVLAAVQAIWRDPGSGLSPYDVHSHTGFLKHLMLRTGRNVETGLPELMVNFVTSSYKPELLNSIVEKTVTIPEVASIVNNVNTSIGNTSVGEVEYTLYGKSTITEVLRGLVFQISANSFFQTNTYQAEVLYKLIEDCACLRGDGSEIVLDLFCGTGTIGLTLARRVRCVYGYEVVPQAVSDARRNAELNGIYNATFIEGDLNKIDEQFGNDFPKPDIVITDPNRPGMHIKLIRFLLKLKAKRIIYVSCNPATCARDLNYLCHGLPDQNIRGVYKLSSIQPVDMFPHTPHVECVCLLELDD
- the LOC113767749 gene encoding protein EARLY FLOWERING 3, giving the protein MRGGKDEKKQMDPLFPRLHINDAEGIGPRAPPRNKMALCEQVNAPSQRFSSGSMSLRTLSSRTRTNSDASPLLNHVSLFCSSPKCSHMAEGLKSNSSAGMSLNTKYSELQILSSGNFQSFSARKPLKMTAEYTLFRPCDFFNSITSFAKKDGNKDDIRIPYSDQREKTFNCSSVGFKMQKERVSSSSLGFSGKPESTFERQEMEMGRNDAKSREHPRNQAEVSFKVSEVSDGNFEKLPDQFTEENILVDTAPSVVAVYGTCGSGRRAVVPINHAKTNDLVNDISTSHITCAQAHQECRNLPIGTDIDDNISKNRERHSRKRSFSSQESLSCSSPPTAENNRIPKRLESVNERPKGNHCASRVGNDARHIGISDNSVMDSKSGLHVSPDDVVGMIGPKFFWSARRTIAHQQRIFALQIFELHRLIKVQRLIAGSPEMFFEDSVIFTKPSIDRSPEKKFQLQNFPELPSLFLKPKVDALNPKPCLDYVAEEAHGKLPPPAYETENRYDTPKSPLKPYSGVTPMTFAIEAKFGPWCFPAPPGNQWLIPVKSPSEGLVYKPYAGPCPPTLGCIAPIYGGCGTMCLTRMDAEHVNCTAYGIATSLGRSCCFQPHALPVMNTENSSSAAKQTSPFVTARSSRPDNHRVATYDINYIIPYRSLDAITSHRTGIMTDSTRIMQVSKSCSDFPGSTASNLDERVQADELSLFPMTPTVQRSKHPIQNNNNEQQIQVIKVVPYNPKSASESAARIFQSIQEEKKQQE